A window of Bacillus sp. E(2018) contains these coding sequences:
- a CDS encoding TrmB family transcriptional regulator — protein sequence MLQKFGFSQYESQVFEVLASSEEPMDATNIVKYSGVPKSKIYEVLSRMIEKGMVLDSVSEKKKLYTALPLSIVIEKLTTEFQENVEQLKNNTSKRKFYDEHVWSLKVDSSIRAQTKQLLQTAETSIRVSGWQDDIQEILPILQEKEKQGVDVEVLVVGELESTLSHVHTLIPAQEHHSLERFRLVVVDETEVIFAGMESQSWQALKTKSRPFIKVFIEFFYHDVALAKITEKHSELMMNDEEIKSVLMKLRY from the coding sequence TGTTCGAGGTTCTTGCATCAAGCGAGGAACCAATGGACGCGACAAATATCGTTAAATACTCGGGTGTTCCGAAATCCAAGATATATGAAGTGCTATCGCGCATGATCGAAAAAGGCATGGTGCTGGATTCGGTGTCAGAAAAGAAAAAGCTGTATACCGCTCTACCGCTGTCGATCGTGATCGAGAAGCTGACGACAGAATTTCAGGAAAATGTGGAGCAGCTTAAAAACAATACGTCGAAGCGAAAGTTTTACGATGAACACGTTTGGAGTCTGAAGGTGGATTCGTCGATTCGCGCACAAACGAAGCAGCTTCTGCAAACCGCTGAGACATCCATTCGCGTTTCTGGGTGGCAAGACGATATTCAAGAGATCTTACCGATTCTGCAGGAAAAGGAAAAGCAGGGAGTGGATGTGGAAGTGCTTGTTGTTGGTGAGTTGGAGTCCACACTTTCTCATGTGCACACGTTGATTCCTGCGCAAGAGCATCACTCCCTAGAGCGCTTTCGCCTTGTAGTCGTTGATGAGACGGAAGTCATCTTTGCAGGGATGGAAAGTCAGAGTTGGCAAGCATTGAAGACCAAATCTCGACCATTTATTAAAGTTTTCATTGAGTTCTTTTATCACGATGTGGCGTTGGCTAAGATTACAGAGAAACATTCCGAACTGATGATGAATGATGAAGAGATTAAGAGTGTATTGATGAAGTTGAGGTACTAA
- the deoD gene encoding purine-nucleoside phosphorylase: MSIHIGAKQGEIAESILLPGDPLRAKYIAETFLEDVTCYNEVRGMLGFTGTYKGKRVSVQGTGMGIPSIGIYTNELIREYGVKNLIRVGTCGAIQQDVKVRDVILAMTASTDSRMNHLTFPNIDFAPCANFDLLRKAYEAGTAKGLKIKAGNVLTADLFYRDSMDIVKKLADNGVLAVEMETTALYTIAAKYGVNALSILTVSDHIFTGEETTSEERQTTFNDMIEMALEVVSSEDNK; the protein is encoded by the coding sequence ATGAGTATTCATATCGGCGCTAAACAAGGTGAAATCGCAGAAAGCATCCTATTACCAGGGGATCCGCTTCGTGCAAAATATATTGCAGAAACATTTTTAGAAGACGTAACATGCTACAACGAAGTTCGCGGCATGCTTGGATTCACAGGAACATACAAAGGAAAACGCGTATCTGTTCAAGGGACAGGCATGGGGATTCCTTCAATCGGGATCTACACAAACGAGTTAATTCGTGAATACGGCGTAAAAAACTTGATCCGCGTTGGTACATGTGGTGCGATCCAACAAGACGTAAAAGTGCGTGACGTAATCCTTGCGATGACAGCATCTACAGATTCTCGCATGAACCACTTGACGTTCCCTAACATCGACTTCGCACCTTGCGCAAACTTTGATCTTTTAAGAAAAGCGTATGAAGCTGGAACAGCAAAAGGCTTGAAGATCAAAGCAGGTAACGTGTTAACAGCAGACCTTTTCTACCGCGACAGCATGGATATCGTGAAGAAGCTTGCGGATAACGGTGTGCTTGCAGTTGAAATGGAAACAACAGCACTTTACACGATCGCAGCAAAATACGGTGTGAACGCACTATCGATCCTAACTGTAAGTGACCACATCTTCACAGGTGAAGAAACAACATCTGAAGAACGCCAAACAACGTTCAACGATATGATTGAAATGGCTTTGGAAGTTGTGAGTTCTGAAGATAATAAATAA